In Rubrivirga marina, the following are encoded in one genomic region:
- a CDS encoding TIGR04282 family arsenosugar biosynthesis glycosyltransferase, with product MSRPALIVFAKVPEPGRVKTRLCPPLTPEEAAGLYEAFLRDALDRYARLGAEAAGPAVRLYLAGPDDLDGVPSGVGTFRQRGDGLGERMLRAFVETFAAGHDRAVVVGTDHPTLPVDLFGIAFECLDDPLTAVLGPSDDGGYYLLGLNDIVPDLFDMDYSHPDVFEDTLERVMESDLTPVVLPAHYDVDDGPALARLVEEWRDGAEVGERTDGVLRSLTEGGRLGA from the coding sequence GTGAGCCGTCCCGCGCTGATCGTGTTCGCGAAGGTGCCGGAGCCCGGGCGCGTCAAGACGCGGCTGTGCCCGCCCCTCACGCCCGAGGAGGCCGCCGGCCTCTACGAGGCGTTCCTCCGCGACGCGCTCGACCGCTACGCCCGCCTCGGCGCCGAGGCGGCCGGGCCCGCCGTCCGGCTGTACCTGGCTGGGCCCGACGACCTGGACGGCGTGCCGTCTGGCGTCGGCACGTTCCGCCAGCGAGGCGACGGGCTCGGCGAGCGGATGCTCCGCGCCTTCGTCGAGACGTTCGCCGCTGGCCACGACCGCGCCGTTGTCGTCGGGACCGACCACCCGACGCTCCCGGTCGACTTGTTCGGCATCGCCTTCGAGTGCCTCGACGACCCGCTCACGGCCGTCCTCGGCCCGAGCGACGACGGCGGCTACTACCTGCTCGGGCTCAACGACATCGTCCCGGACCTGTTCGACATGGACTACAGCCACCCCGACGTGTTCGAGGACACGCTGGAGCGCGTGATGGAGTCCGATCTCACGCCGGTCGTCCTCCCAGCCCACTACGACGTGGACGACGGGCCGGCGCTGGCGCGGCTGGTGGAGGAGTGGCGCGATGGGGCGGAGGTCGGGGAGCGCACCGACGGGGTGCTCCGATCCCTGACCGAGGGGGGACGGCTCGGGGCGTAG
- a CDS encoding CAP domain-containing protein encodes MRPLCLFLAAFVALAGCDSVGPGIPVTPEADADAWDEMLVAVNDLRAEGATCGGEWMAPVPPLVWDARLEAAAHRHSDDMAAHDRFSHRGSDGLSTGERVRRAGYDWRVVGENIARYQRSVPEVLEDWVESPDHCRQLLSPRFFEIGAAEVEGYWTQVFGVPR; translated from the coding sequence ATGCGCCCGCTCTGCCTGTTCCTCGCCGCGTTCGTCGCCCTCGCGGGCTGTGACTCCGTGGGGCCCGGCATCCCAGTGACGCCCGAGGCGGACGCCGACGCTTGGGACGAGATGCTGGTCGCCGTCAACGACCTCCGAGCCGAAGGCGCGACCTGTGGCGGCGAGTGGATGGCGCCGGTCCCGCCGCTCGTGTGGGACGCCCGGTTGGAGGCCGCGGCCCATCGGCACTCCGACGACATGGCGGCTCACGACCGGTTCTCGCACCGCGGCAGCGACGGGCTCAGCACCGGCGAGCGCGTCCGGCGGGCCGGATACGACTGGCGCGTCGTCGGCGAGAACATCGCGCGCTACCAGCGGTCGGTCCCCGAGGTCCTGGAGGACTGGGTCGAGAGCCCGGACCACTGCCGCCAGCTGCTCAGCCCGCGGTTCTTCGAGATTGGCGCGGCCGAGGTCGAGGGGTACTGGACGCAGGTCTTCGGCGTGCCCCGGTGA
- a CDS encoding polysaccharide deacetylase family protein: MSRLLPCCVDVPSAEGLVRYGLDELLRGLGLAPEWTHRDSARLGVSTEEGRGDGLWLRITPQALADLATPRLRTSAEAGRVKIDGEAWPVPVGPSGPTDALGDLVAGAAWWLAGLQERAVSERDRHGRFPYARSLQAALGAAPGGPLRPAVDVYRRRLAAALREAGIDVPGRTWDGAPWAVALTHDLDALRTRRLRALVGGLLRGDVRGALRQALGPDRRWTTTEALADLGQRHEAPATWFVKPGQWTPEDLPVDLTARADRLRTLVADGEIGWHPGYGVHDHPARWNAEAERFESAIGTPPRLARTHFLRWSEPETPRALAGRGVRIDSTLGFAEHEGFRRGTCHPFRLYDLDADRPSDLWEVPLAVMDTTLTDYRGLDPEAGAEAIRSIFEAARRRGGIAVVLWHNQIGGDDAAWDRWVDTLDRELGRARDEGARLGPLAGLLSAWQGDANQKRV; the protein is encoded by the coding sequence ATGTCGCGTTTGCTCCCCTGTTGTGTCGACGTGCCGTCCGCGGAGGGCCTGGTGCGGTACGGGCTCGACGAGCTCCTCCGCGGTCTCGGCCTCGCGCCCGAGTGGACGCACAGGGACTCGGCCCGCCTCGGCGTGTCGACGGAGGAGGGGAGGGGGGACGGGCTCTGGCTACGGATCACCCCGCAGGCGCTCGCGGATCTGGCGACACCTCGGCTCCGCACATCCGCCGAGGCGGGCCGGGTCAAGATCGACGGGGAGGCGTGGCCGGTGCCGGTCGGGCCGAGCGGGCCCACCGACGCGCTCGGCGACCTCGTCGCCGGCGCGGCGTGGTGGCTGGCGGGGCTCCAGGAGCGAGCCGTGTCGGAGCGCGACCGGCATGGGCGGTTCCCGTACGCCCGATCCCTCCAGGCCGCGCTCGGCGCCGCGCCCGGCGGCCCGCTCCGCCCGGCCGTCGACGTGTACCGCCGGCGGCTTGCGGCAGCGCTCCGCGAGGCCGGCATCGACGTGCCCGGGCGGACGTGGGACGGGGCCCCGTGGGCTGTCGCGCTCACCCACGACCTCGACGCACTCCGCACGCGGCGGCTTCGGGCGTTGGTCGGCGGGCTCCTGCGCGGCGACGTCCGCGGCGCCCTCCGCCAGGCGCTCGGCCCCGACCGTCGGTGGACGACGACCGAGGCGCTGGCGGACCTGGGGCAGCGGCATGAGGCCCCGGCGACGTGGTTCGTCAAGCCGGGCCAGTGGACACCGGAGGACCTCCCGGTTGATCTCACGGCGCGGGCCGACCGCCTCCGCACGCTCGTCGCAGACGGAGAGATCGGCTGGCACCCCGGCTACGGCGTCCACGACCACCCCGCCCGCTGGAACGCCGAGGCGGAGCGGTTCGAGTCCGCGATCGGCACGCCGCCGCGTCTCGCGCGGACGCACTTTCTCCGCTGGTCGGAGCCCGAAACGCCGCGCGCCCTCGCCGGCCGCGGCGTCCGGATCGACAGCACGCTCGGGTTCGCCGAGCACGAGGGGTTCCGCCGCGGCACGTGTCACCCGTTCCGCCTCTACGACCTCGACGCCGACCGCCCGTCGGACCTGTGGGAGGTCCCGCTCGCGGTCATGGACACGACGCTCACCGACTACCGCGGGCTCGACCCTGAGGCGGGCGCCGAGGCGATCCGGTCCATCTTCGAGGCGGCCCGCCGGCGCGGCGGTATCGCCGTCGTGCTGTGGCACAACCAGATCGGGGGGGACGACGCGGCGTGGGACAGGTGGGTGGACACCCTCGACCGCGAACTCGGACGGGCCCGCGACGAGGGCGCCCGCCTCGGTCCGCTCGCAGGCCTCCTGAGCGCCTGGCAGGGCGATGCGAATCAAAAACGCGTGTAG
- a CDS encoding protein-disulfide reductase DsbD domain-containing protein — protein sequence MYRVLILLLSVAALPAVAQPRASDLVEWRVRADRTAPGAEARVVLDATIAPGWRLYALDSPVGIPLTIAFDALPSGVRAGRVAQAEAREGYDAVFESKYPYFAGTGRVVQRLHVGEGVAAGTHEVAGAVRFAVCDDQICLPPTRRAFRVPLVVE from the coding sequence ATGTACCGAGTCCTGATCCTACTTCTCAGCGTCGCCGCACTCCCGGCCGTCGCCCAACCGCGGGCGAGCGACCTGGTCGAGTGGCGCGTCCGCGCCGACCGGACGGCGCCGGGTGCCGAGGCCCGCGTCGTGCTGGACGCCACGATCGCGCCCGGGTGGCGGCTCTACGCGCTCGACTCGCCCGTCGGCATCCCCCTGACGATCGCGTTCGACGCGCTGCCGTCGGGGGTTCGGGCCGGGCGGGTGGCCCAGGCCGAGGCGCGTGAGGGCTACGATGCGGTATTCGAATCGAAGTACCCGTACTTCGCCGGGACGGGCCGCGTGGTCCAGCGGCTCCACGTGGGCGAGGGCGTCGCGGCCGGGACGCACGAGGTGGCCGGGGCCGTCCGCTTCGCCGTCTGCGACGACCAGATCTGCCTGCCGCCGACGCGGAGGGCGTTCCGCGTGCCGCTCGTGGTCGAGTGA
- the fbp gene encoding class 1 fructose-bisphosphatase, producing MQTQTTARPNGANGAGNTLATGGGAFKTLEQFIIEREQDAPGSKGQFSRLLRDIAVAAKIVDRDVRKAGLVDLFGETGEINVQDEEQKKLDLLAHEEFVRALRRGGEVCLIGSEEHAEAIPLLFDDCQGKYVVLFDPLDGSSNIDVNVSIGTIFSIYRVPDDHVGRVTMESALQCGRKQVAAGYVVYGSSTILVYTTGNGVNGFTLDPSIGEFLLSHANIRTPNRGRIYSINEGNYNSWDDGLKRYIKWMQQEDPDDPDRPYTTRYIGSFVADFHRNLMKGGVYIYPSNTRDPNGKLRLMYEANPMAFIVEQAGGRAETGSGPILDVEPQALHDRTPVYIGSPSMVEDAIAFLSGERTA from the coding sequence ATGCAGACTCAGACGACGGCCCGGCCGAACGGCGCCAACGGTGCTGGCAACACGCTCGCCACGGGCGGCGGCGCCTTCAAGACGCTCGAGCAGTTCATCATCGAGCGGGAGCAGGACGCGCCGGGCTCGAAGGGCCAGTTCTCGCGCCTCCTCCGCGACATCGCCGTGGCCGCCAAGATCGTCGACCGCGACGTTCGGAAGGCCGGGCTCGTGGACCTCTTCGGCGAGACGGGGGAGATCAACGTGCAGGACGAGGAGCAGAAAAAGCTCGACCTGCTCGCCCACGAGGAGTTCGTCCGTGCGCTCCGCCGCGGCGGCGAGGTCTGCCTGATCGGCTCCGAGGAGCACGCCGAGGCGATCCCGCTCCTCTTCGACGACTGCCAGGGCAAGTACGTCGTCCTGTTCGACCCGCTCGACGGCTCGTCGAACATCGACGTCAACGTGTCGATCGGCACCATCTTCTCGATCTACCGCGTGCCGGACGACCACGTCGGGCGCGTGACGATGGAGAGCGCGCTCCAGTGCGGGCGGAAGCAGGTGGCCGCGGGCTACGTCGTCTACGGCTCGTCCACGATCCTCGTCTACACGACCGGCAACGGCGTCAACGGATTCACGCTCGACCCGTCGATCGGGGAGTTCTTGCTGTCGCATGCCAACATCCGGACGCCCAACCGCGGTCGGATCTACTCGATCAACGAGGGCAACTACAACTCGTGGGACGACGGCCTCAAGCGCTACATCAAGTGGATGCAGCAGGAGGACCCCGACGACCCGGACCGGCCCTACACGACGCGCTACATCGGCTCGTTCGTGGCCGACTTCCACCGCAACCTGATGAAGGGCGGTGTCTACATCTACCCGTCGAACACGCGGGACCCCAACGGGAAGCTGCGGCTGATGTACGAGGCCAACCCGATGGCCTTCATCGTGGAGCAGGCCGGCGGCCGGGCCGAGACGGGCTCGGGCCCGATCCTCGACGTCGAACCCCAGGCGCTCCACGACCGGACGCCGGTCTACATCGGGAGCCCGTCGATGGTCGAGGACGCCATCGCGTTCCTCTCCGGCGAGCGGACCGCGTGA
- a CDS encoding Hsp20/alpha crystallin family protein — protein sequence MTTLPIRPGRDFAVLRREMDRLFDDVFTGGREADQRTVWSPRADVVETDDAYRLLLDLPGIDRDSLDVTFDDGTLKISGERHRTAERSEGRVHRVERAHGRFFRSVSLGTDVDPEAIEATYDDGVLAVRIGKSEAKQPRRIPVGSRAQADGERQPEEAELVEA from the coding sequence ATGACGACTCTCCCGATCCGTCCCGGTCGCGACTTCGCCGTCCTGCGCCGGGAGATGGACCGCCTCTTCGACGACGTGTTCACCGGCGGTCGCGAGGCCGACCAGCGGACCGTCTGGAGCCCCCGCGCCGACGTCGTCGAGACCGACGACGCGTACCGGCTCCTGCTCGACCTCCCGGGCATCGACCGCGACTCGCTCGACGTGACGTTCGACGACGGCACGCTCAAGATCAGCGGCGAGCGGCACCGGACGGCCGAGCGCTCCGAGGGCCGCGTCCACCGCGTCGAGCGCGCGCACGGCCGGTTCTTCCGCTCGGTCAGCCTCGGCACCGACGTCGACCCCGAGGCCATCGAGGCGACGTACGACGACGGCGTGCTGGCCGTCCGCATCGGCAAGAGCGAGGCGAAGCAGCCGCGCCGGATCCCGGTCGGCAGCCGCGCCCAGGCCGACGGCGAGCGCCAGCCCGAGGAGGCCGAGCTCGTGGAGGCCTAG
- a CDS encoding histone deacetylase family protein, with the protein MTATTFLDEHARHAQPGHPERPARLEAVRDAIEADPALAALPRLDAAPAPRKALERIHFPEYLDLVEAFCESGGGDLDIDTYATPDSFEVVRQSVGNLLALVDAVMAGGADNAFALARPPGHHARPAQAMGFCLLANAAIAARHAQMEHGADRVLVIDLDVHHGNGTQECFYDDPSVLFVSSHQAEIYPGTGRLEETGAEAGEGATVNLPLPAGAGDEVAGLYRDLLPPLAARFRPNLVVLSFGADPHRLDPLAGLNMSVAGLVDTVGVIQEVADAEADGRLVVTLEGGYLPDVLAASVTAVLRRLVDPTSVIDDPFGPTSRPPIDLSPLTAAVRQRHGL; encoded by the coding sequence GTGACGGCGACCACGTTCCTCGACGAGCACGCGCGGCACGCCCAGCCCGGCCACCCCGAGCGCCCGGCTCGGCTGGAGGCCGTCCGCGACGCCATCGAGGCGGACCCGGCCCTGGCGGCCCTGCCGCGCCTCGACGCCGCGCCGGCCCCACGCAAGGCGCTCGAGCGGATTCACTTCCCCGAGTACCTCGACCTCGTGGAGGCCTTCTGCGAGAGCGGCGGCGGCGACCTCGACATCGACACGTACGCGACGCCGGACTCGTTCGAGGTCGTCCGCCAGTCGGTGGGCAACCTGCTCGCGCTGGTCGACGCCGTGATGGCCGGCGGCGCCGACAACGCGTTCGCCCTCGCCCGGCCGCCGGGCCACCACGCGCGGCCGGCGCAGGCGATGGGGTTCTGCCTGCTCGCCAACGCGGCGATCGCCGCGCGCCACGCCCAGATGGAGCACGGGGCCGACCGCGTGCTCGTGATCGACCTCGACGTCCACCACGGGAACGGAACGCAGGAGTGCTTCTACGACGACCCGTCCGTGCTCTTCGTGTCGTCGCACCAGGCCGAGATCTACCCCGGCACCGGCCGCCTCGAGGAGACCGGCGCCGAGGCGGGCGAGGGCGCCACCGTGAACCTCCCCCTGCCAGCGGGGGCCGGCGACGAGGTCGCGGGGCTCTACCGCGACCTCCTCCCCCCGCTCGCGGCTCGGTTCCGACCCAACCTCGTCGTCCTCTCCTTCGGCGCCGACCCGCACCGCCTCGACCCGTTGGCGGGGCTCAACATGAGCGTCGCCGGGCTCGTCGACACGGTCGGCGTGATCCAAGAGGTCGCCGACGCCGAGGCCGACGGCCGGCTCGTCGTGACGCTCGAAGGGGGCTACCTGCCCGACGTCCTCGCCGCGAGCGTCACCGCCGTGCTCCGGCGCCTCGTCGACCCCACCTCCGTCATCGACGACCCGTTCGGGCCGACGTCTCGCCCCCCGATCGACCTCTCCCCGTTGACGGCCGCCGTCCGCCAACGGCACGGGCTCTAG
- a CDS encoding M20/M25/M40 family metallo-hydrolase yields MSGSRLVLGLAVLLVGCQTNAPWPVVETPAAPAAPLLVDAGQLMADVTALADDAYEGRRAGTEGGYRAADYVERRFREVGLEGAFEGQFRQPVVLPQGGEGVNVVGQISGTVFPQQALLVTAHFDHLGVRAGQVYNGADDNASGVATLLAVAEAFRADPPEHTVVVAALDAEEMGLVGAQALAEAPPVPLGAVLAVVNLDMVSRGPLWVAGVAHYPHLGALLRDAGLDLRFGHDTGQGTDNWTGASDHAVFHRLGVPFVYFGVEDHADYHEPTDDAARIDPATFGRAADAILRAARVLDGSHAELVAGR; encoded by the coding sequence GTGAGCGGGTCCCGGCTCGTCCTCGGTCTCGCGGTCCTCCTCGTCGGGTGCCAGACGAACGCCCCGTGGCCCGTCGTCGAGACGCCCGCGGCTCCAGCCGCGCCGCTCCTCGTCGACGCTGGCCAGTTGATGGCCGACGTGACGGCACTGGCGGATGACGCGTACGAGGGACGCCGTGCCGGGACCGAGGGCGGCTACCGCGCGGCCGACTACGTCGAGCGACGGTTCCGAGAGGTCGGGCTCGAGGGCGCGTTCGAAGGACAGTTCCGCCAGCCCGTCGTGCTCCCCCAGGGAGGCGAGGGCGTCAACGTCGTCGGGCAGATTTCGGGGACCGTCTTCCCTCAGCAGGCCCTCCTCGTGACGGCCCACTTCGACCACCTCGGCGTCCGCGCCGGCCAGGTCTACAACGGGGCCGACGACAACGCCTCGGGCGTGGCAACGCTGCTGGCGGTCGCCGAGGCGTTCCGAGCCGATCCGCCCGAGCACACAGTCGTGGTCGCCGCGCTCGACGCCGAAGAGATGGGCCTCGTCGGCGCGCAGGCCCTCGCCGAGGCACCGCCGGTCCCACTCGGCGCCGTCCTCGCCGTCGTCAACCTCGACATGGTCTCGCGCGGGCCGCTGTGGGTCGCTGGGGTCGCCCACTACCCGCACCTCGGCGCGCTCCTCCGCGACGCCGGGCTCGACCTCCGTTTCGGTCACGACACTGGGCAGGGGACGGACAACTGGACCGGCGCCTCCGACCACGCCGTGTTCCACCGCCTCGGCGTCCCGTTCGTCTACTTCGGCGTCGAGGACCACGCCGACTACCACGAGCCGACGGACGACGCAGCCCGGATCGACCCCGCGACGTTCGGGAGGGCCGCCGACGCGATCCTCCGCGCGGCCCGCGTGCTCGACGGGAGTCACGCCGAACTCGTCGCCGGGCGCTAG
- a CDS encoding HD domain-containing protein — MSSRFTLFNDPVHGFVSVPKGLVLELVETPEVQRLRRIRQLGLGFLVFPGAVHTRFEHGIGAMALMGEALDTIREKGTLMDVDEIDGARAAALLHDIGHGPFSHTLEHQLLRPGPSGRRFHHERMSRALMARLDRRLGGRLAMALAIFDGTYARPFFHSLVASQLDMDRLDYLRRDSFYTGVAEGVVGVDRIIKTMRVHKGRIVIEAKGAYAVENVLLSRRLMYWQVYLHKTVLAADHVLRATFARARERWGTDPALEHTAPSLAFFLAEEATADDIDPDADHHDALLDAYTALDDPDVLYSIKRWTESHDHVLADLARRFLDRDLFRTTPLDAPPTDAQVEDWRARTAAWLVAEGLSSRDDAPRDADLYVATGTARLAAYDAASESICILQRDGTVRELSQAADAPTAGALEARRERAYVCLPKPVAP; from the coding sequence GTGTCGAGTCGGTTCACTCTGTTCAATGACCCCGTCCACGGGTTCGTCTCCGTCCCGAAGGGGCTCGTGCTGGAGCTCGTCGAGACGCCGGAGGTCCAGCGGCTCCGGCGGATTCGGCAGTTGGGGCTCGGGTTTCTCGTCTTCCCGGGTGCCGTCCACACGCGGTTCGAGCACGGGATCGGGGCGATGGCGCTCATGGGCGAGGCGCTCGACACGATCCGCGAGAAGGGGACGCTGATGGACGTCGACGAGATCGACGGGGCCCGCGCTGCGGCGTTGTTGCACGACATCGGGCACGGGCCGTTCTCGCACACGCTCGAGCACCAGCTCCTGCGGCCGGGGCCGAGCGGGCGCCGGTTCCACCACGAGCGGATGAGCCGGGCGCTCATGGCCCGGCTCGACCGCCGCCTCGGCGGGCGCCTCGCGATGGCGCTCGCCATCTTCGACGGGACGTACGCGCGGCCGTTTTTCCACAGCCTCGTCGCGAGCCAACTCGACATGGACCGGCTCGACTACCTCCGGCGGGACTCGTTCTACACGGGCGTAGCCGAGGGCGTCGTCGGCGTCGACCGGATCATCAAGACGATGCGGGTGCACAAGGGGCGGATCGTGATCGAGGCCAAGGGCGCCTACGCTGTCGAGAACGTGCTCCTGAGCCGACGGCTGATGTACTGGCAGGTATACCTCCACAAGACGGTCCTCGCCGCCGACCACGTCCTCCGCGCGACGTTCGCGCGGGCCCGCGAACGGTGGGGCACCGACCCGGCCCTGGAACACACAGCCCCCAGCCTCGCCTTCTTCCTCGCCGAGGAGGCCACGGCCGACGACATCGACCCCGACGCCGACCACCACGACGCGCTCCTCGACGCCTACACGGCCCTCGACGACCCCGACGTCCTGTACAGCATCAAGCGCTGGACCGAGTCCCACGACCACGTCCTGGCCGATCTCGCGCGGCGGTTTTTGGATCGCGACCTCTTTCGCACCACACCGCTCGACGCGCCCCCGACGGACGCCCAGGTCGAAGACTGGCGAGCACGGACGGCCGCCTGGCTCGTCGCCGAAGGCCTCTCGTCCCGCGACGACGCCCCCCGCGACGCCGACCTCTACGTGGCCACTGGCACCGCTCGCCTGGCGGCGTACGACGCGGCGAGCGAGAGCATCTGCATCTTGCAGCGCGACGGGACGGTCCGCGAATTGAGTCAGGCCGCGGACGCGCCGACGGCCGGCGCTCTCGAAGCGCGCCGCGAGCGGGCCTACGTGTGCCTCCCCAAGCCGGTCGCCCCGTGA
- a CDS encoding PAS domain-containing protein → MSSLRPLASDTLDRRLLDVLPVGVAIYELDDPGDPATLRIRYANPASATVAGVDLRARTGERLAEVAPVATEAGLLRLYADVLRSGQPRDLGAEGDPTGSGAAVRAIPLDDGALAVVSESASEGAQALQDAQADLAREENRSRTLLDAIGDVVLVYPIGPEGPGTFLVFNDAAVNRYGYSPDELRAMTVHDLIDSDRFDAEGALTELRRTRRATFDSVHRTKSGDRLYMSTHARLVELAGKLCVVALCRDDADRRQFRRSIARSNRQLEASVAQRTRQLEAFSEDLKILHAITTAEHDSPADRFDAYLRAGCEMFDLPVGILSATPVDEVTGERMYRLEAVVSPDPGFHPGLTVPLSEAFCDAVVDLGHTVTYGDAQEQAPDHPACVARGLRAFIGTPVTVDGALFGTLNFVSPEPRPEGFSDVERDLIEVMAQAVGRRIEADRAEAAEAASRERYRAIVETVDAGVIVVDTNFEVVMSNPSAREFLGLDVAHDAETDDLPDRWPVLDADGTPLTPADLPEREVLRTGEPVRGLVQGIVPPGKPVRWYRVNATPLDHDGDGTPEAVVVSFHDVTDLRATALAAERSEDLLRAVLSASAEGVMAYRAVRDGDGAVEDFEWLLVTDRAAEIVGRDADDLVGRQLLEEFPEVAETDVFEAYIRVVDEGERFEGPTPDVEVLDRPWWIRAVPLRAVDGLAMRFVPLDEAGS, encoded by the coding sequence ATGAGCTCATTGCGTCCGCTCGCTTCCGACACGCTGGACCGCCGCCTGCTCGACGTGCTCCCCGTCGGCGTCGCCATCTACGAGCTCGACGACCCGGGCGACCCGGCGACGCTCCGCATCCGGTATGCGAACCCGGCCAGTGCGACGGTGGCGGGTGTCGACTTGCGCGCCCGCACCGGCGAGCGGCTCGCGGAGGTGGCCCCGGTCGCGACCGAGGCCGGCTTGCTCCGGCTCTACGCCGACGTTCTCCGGTCGGGCCAACCGCGCGATCTGGGGGCAGAGGGCGACCCGACCGGGAGCGGCGCCGCGGTCCGCGCGATCCCGCTCGACGACGGGGCTCTCGCCGTCGTGTCGGAGAGCGCCAGCGAGGGCGCGCAGGCGCTCCAGGACGCGCAGGCCGACCTCGCGCGGGAGGAGAACCGCTCGCGGACCCTCCTCGACGCCATCGGTGACGTGGTCCTCGTGTACCCGATCGGGCCGGAGGGGCCAGGGACGTTCCTCGTCTTCAACGACGCCGCCGTCAACCGCTACGGCTACTCGCCCGACGAGCTCCGCGCGATGACGGTCCACGACCTCATCGACTCGGACCGCTTCGACGCCGAGGGGGCGCTCACGGAACTCCGCCGGACGCGGCGGGCCACGTTCGACTCGGTCCACCGCACGAAGTCCGGCGACCGGCTCTACATGTCCACGCACGCGCGGCTGGTCGAGCTCGCCGGGAAGCTGTGCGTCGTCGCCCTCTGCCGCGACGACGCCGACCGCCGCCAGTTCCGCCGCTCGATCGCGCGGTCGAACCGCCAGCTCGAGGCGTCCGTCGCCCAGCGCACCCGCCAGCTCGAGGCGTTCTCCGAGGACCTCAAGATCCTCCACGCCATCACGACGGCCGAGCACGACTCGCCGGCCGACCGGTTCGACGCCTACCTCCGCGCCGGCTGTGAGATGTTCGACCTGCCCGTCGGCATCCTCTCCGCGACGCCGGTCGACGAGGTCACGGGCGAGAGGATGTACCGCCTGGAGGCCGTCGTCTCGCCTGACCCCGGATTCCACCCCGGGCTGACCGTCCCCCTCAGCGAGGCATTCTGCGACGCCGTCGTCGACCTGGGCCACACCGTCACCTACGGCGACGCGCAGGAGCAGGCGCCGGACCACCCGGCCTGCGTGGCCCGCGGCCTCCGCGCGTTCATCGGCACGCCGGTGACCGTCGACGGCGCGCTGTTCGGGACGCTCAACTTCGTGTCGCCGGAGCCGCGACCGGAGGGGTTCTCCGACGTCGAGCGCGACCTCATCGAGGTCATGGCCCAGGCCGTCGGTCGCCGGATCGAGGCCGACCGGGCCGAGGCGGCGGAGGCCGCGAGCCGCGAGCGCTACCGCGCCATCGTGGAGACCGTCGACGCCGGCGTGATCGTCGTCGACACGAACTTCGAGGTGGTCATGTCGAACCCGTCGGCCCGCGAGTTCCTCGGCCTCGACGTGGCCCACGACGCGGAGACCGACGACCTGCCCGACCGCTGGCCCGTCCTCGACGCCGACGGGACCCCCCTCACGCCGGCCGACCTCCCCGAACGGGAGGTGCTCCGGACCGGCGAGCCCGTGCGCGGCCTGGTCCAGGGCATCGTGCCGCCCGGCAAGCCGGTCCGCTGGTACCGCGTCAACGCGACGCCGCTCGACCACGACGGGGACGGGACGCCCGAGGCGGTCGTCGTCTCGTTCCACGACGTCACGGACCTCCGGGCGACGGCCCTCGCCGCCGAGCGGTCCGAGGACCTCCTCCGCGCCGTGCTCTCGGCATCGGCCGAGGGCGTCATGGCCTACCGCGCCGTCCGCGACGGCGACGGGGCCGTCGAGGACTTCGAGTGGCTCCTCGTCACCGACCGGGCCGCCGAGATCGTGGGGCGCGACGCCGACGACCTCGTCGGCCGCCAGCTCCTCGAGGAGTTCCCCGAGGTGGCCGAGACCGACGTGTTCGAGGCGTATATCCGCGTCGTGGACGAGGGCGAGCGCTTCGAGGGCCCGACGCCCGACGTCGAGGTGCTCGACCGGCCGTGGTGGATCCGGGCCGTCCCGCTCCGCGCCGTCGACGGGCTGGCCATGCGGTTCGTGCCCCTGGACGAGGCCGGCTCGTGA